From the Cryptomeria japonica chromosome 2, Sugi_1.0, whole genome shotgun sequence genome, one window contains:
- the LOC131032217 gene encoding ethylene-responsive transcription factor ERF018, with translation MSTSYKQPADNPKSRQFKGVRQRKWGKWVCEVRIPNCKGKIWLGSYKTAEQAARAFDAATYCLRGAGAKFNFPNSIPAIPSASSLSPQQIRLAAANHALARIPRTDNTSNLTEKAVSPSRSSLVPETTKDSIDAIELISMELDPAMWDSLLADSDCNQYFNVMNFPFPDAVASPKEEQGSVLLWDL, from the coding sequence ATGAGCACATCCTACAAACAACCCGCAGACAATCCAAAGAGCCGCCAGTTTAAAGGAGTCCGACAGAGAAAATGGGGAAAATGGGTGTGTGAAGTACGAATTCCCAATTGCAAAGGGAAGATTTGGCTGGGCTCGTATAAAACCGCAGAGCAGGCAGCCCGTGCTTTCGACGCCGCCACTTACTGTCTTCGGGGAGCTGGTGCGAAATTCAATTTCCCCAATTCCATACCCGCCATTCCGTCTGCATCGTCTCTTTCCCCTCAGCAAATTCGGCTCGCCGCAGCCAATCATGCCCTGGCCCGAATTCCTCGTACGGATAACACCAGCAATCTGACTGAGAAGGCCGTTTCGCCGTCAAGATCTTCCCTTGTTCCAGAAACGACCAAAGATTCAATTGACGCCATTGAACTCATCTCCATGGAGCTCGACCCTGCAATGTGGGATTCCTTGTTGGCGGATTCAGACTGCAATCAGTACTTCAATGTCATGAATTTCCCGTTTCCTGACGCAGTGGCGTCACCGAAGGAAGAACAGGGCTCTGTTTTGTTGTGGGATTTGTGA
- the LOC131032216 gene encoding ethylene-responsive transcription factor ERF018 has product MSTSHKPESICPGPSSPADNRQRRQFKGVRMRKWGKWVSEVRIPNCKGKIWLGSYETAEQAARAFDAATYCLRGPRAKFNFPNSIPAIPSASSLSRQQIQQAAANYALAQIPAAENSSNLAEKPATPPPPPSRLSLNPEAGAPSDAIQLVSEEELDSAMWDSIFAESDCNQSFDVKKFPFLEPSTSPREEQEQGLCDI; this is encoded by the coding sequence ATGAGCACATCTCATAAACCAGAGTCTATCTGCCCAGGCCCTTCTTCACCTGCTGACAATCGACAGCGCCGCCAATTTAAGGGAGTCCGAATGAGAAAATGGGGGAAATGGGTGTCCGAAGTGAGAATTCCCAATTGCAAAGGCAAGATTTGGCTGGGCTCGTATGAAACAGCTGAACAAGCAGCCCGTGCTTTCGACGCCGCCACTTATTGTCTTCGAGGACCTCGTGCGAAATTCAATTTCCCCAATTCCATACCCGCCATTCCTTCTGCATCTTCCCTTTCTCGTCAACAAATTCAGCAAGCCGCAGCTAATTATGCTCTGGCCCAAATTCCCGCCGCCGAAAACAGTAGTAATCTGGCGGAGAAGCCCGCGACGCCGCCGCCGCCGCCGTCAAGATTGTCCCTTAATCCAGAAGCGGGAGCGCCAAGTGATGCTATTCAACTCGTTTCCGAAGAAGAGCTGGACTCAGCCATGTGGGATTCCATCTTTGCGGAGTCCGACTGCAATCAGTCCTTCGATGTGAAGAAATTCCCGTTTCTAGAACCATCGACGTCGCCAAGAGAGGAGCAGGAGCAGGGGTTATGTGATATCTGA